The Candidatus Limnocylindrales bacterium DNA window AGATCGCGATCGACTCCGGCAAGGATGCGGTCGTCGGGCATGTCGTAGACTTCGGGGAACAGTGCGCCGCCGACGAAGGCGCGCAGCAGAACGCTGCCGGCCGGAGCGCGCCCCGGATATTTGACGCTGCTGAACGTGCACGCGAGCAGCGTGCGCTTTTCACTTGCCGGGACCACGAACCCGAAACCGTTCAGCGGATGCGTGATCGCATCGCGCCGGTAGACGAGATTGACGGTCGCCGACGACGCGTACTCGATCAGGTTGAGCGAGCGGGCAAGCTCCGGCGCCACGCCTTCGAGCATGCGCGATGTCGCGTAGGCCGGCGCGGCAATGCAGACGGCGTCGGCCGGGATCACGTCGTCGAGCGTGAAGACATTCCAGCGGTCGCCTTCGCGTTCGATGCGCTCGACCGCGACGCCGTTCCGGATCGCGCCGTCCGGCAGCAGCTCGCGCAGCCGCTCGGGCAGAACCGACAGTCCGCGATCGAGCGAAATGAACAGCGAGTAACGCGGCCCTGCCGCACTGCCTTCGGCTGCATCGTCGCCGCCTCGCGCCGCGCGGCGCCGCGATTCGATGAGTCCGAGGATCAGGCTGCGGTGCTTGCGCTCCATCTCGACGAATCGAGGCATCGTGGCGCGCAGGCTCAGCTTCTCGGGATCGGCGGTATAGACGCCGCCGACCATCGGCTGCGCGGCGCGCTCGAGCGCCTCGCTGCCGAGCCGCCGCCGCACGAACGACGCGAGGCTCTCGTCCGCCGCATCGCTGCGGCGCGGAAGCACGAGGTCGGCCGCCATGCGCAGCTTTCCCGCCCACGAGAACAAACCTGTCGCCGCAAAAGGTGACAGTCGCGACGGCGCCATCATGTAGAAGCCTTCCGGGATCGGATGCAGCTTCTTGCCGAGCGCGACGAAGCTCTGGCGCGACTCGTTCCTGGTTCCGACGATGCGCGGCCCGAGACCGATCTCTTCGCACAGCGCACGCGCCCACGGTTTCTCGGTGATGATCGAATCGGGGCCGAGCTCCATGACGCAGCCGCCGCGATTGACGGATTCGATCACTCCGCCGATGCGCGCCGAGCTTTCGAGCACAATGATTTCCGCATCGAGCTTGCGCTCGGCGGCAAGCCGGTGGGCGCGGTACGCCGCTGACAGGCCGGCGATGCCGGCTCCGACGATGACGATTCTTTTTGTCACCGGCCGGCTCGGCTCGTTCGTGAGTTGCTGGATCCGGACAACTCAGGCCTTCCCGGAAAGCTCGTGCACGGCCTCGACGAGTGCGATCACGTGATCGACGGGCGTCCCGGGGAGAATGCCGTGTCCGAGATTGAAGATATGACCAGGGCGGTCGCCGACCTCTTCGAGCACGCGCGCGGTTTCGCGCCGGATCACAGCCGGATCGGCGAACAGGAGCACGGGGTCGAGGTTTCCCTGCACGGCAATGCCCGGAAAACGCTCGAACACCGGGCCGATCGCGACGCGATGATCGACGCCGATCACCGAGCAGCCGCTTTCGACCTGCATGTCGAGGAGCGTCGCCGTATCGGTCCCGAACTGGATCAGCGGCACGTCTTTCGGAAGCAGCGAAGTCAGCGTCTTCATGTGCGGCAGGACGTACGTGCGGAAATCCGATGGCGCAAGGCAGCCGACCCAGCTGTCGAAAAGCTGCACGGCCTGCACGCCGGCGGCGATCTGG harbors:
- the hemG gene encoding protoporphyrinogen oxidase, yielding MTKRIVIVGAGIAGLSAAYRAHRLAAERKLDAEIIVLESSARIGGVIESVNRGGCVMELGPDSIITEKPWARALCEEIGLGPRIVGTRNESRQSFVALGKKLHPIPEGFYMMAPSRLSPFAATGLFSWAGKLRMAADLVLPRRSDAADESLASFVRRRLGSEALERAAQPMVGGVYTADPEKLSLRATMPRFVEMERKHRSLILGLIESRRRAARGGDDAAEGSAAGPRYSLFISLDRGLSVLPERLRELLPDGAIRNGVAVERIEREGDRWNVFTLDDVIPADAVCIAAPAYATSRMLEGVAPELARSLNLIEYASSATVNLVYRRDAITHPLNGFGFVVPASEKRTLLACTFSSVKYPGRAPAGSVLLRAFVGGALFPEVYDMPDDRILAGVDRDLADLVGIHARPTETLVTRWPRSMPQYNVGHLERVARIEEEAGRFATLALAGAAYRGVGIPDCVRSGEAAAERLVTALGRA